CCCCTAAATTTCCCAAAGGGGACGTTGCGGCAGCTCAACCACCATGGGCAAGGGCGCCCTGCTCCCTATTCTCTACTCCCTGCACCCTATTCCCCACCCATTAGATTTGACTTAGGAAGCTCTACGGAGCTTTGTTTAGCACTTCGTTCCAACGAATTAATTATAAATTTGCCCCCCTGTAACGATATTCAAAATTGATGAAGAAGAATTGGTTCAATAAGAGCTACCTGGAGAACGAGTACGTGGTGCTCCTCTACCAGTTTGGCGTGCTGCTAACCCTGTACACCGTGTGCCGGCTGCTGTTCTACTGGTTTAACCTGGCGCTGTTCCCCAACGTGAGCTTCGCCGACCTGATGACCATCCTGCGCGGCGGCGTTAAGTTCGATATTGCGGGGCTGCTCTACCTCAACGCGGCCTACATGCTGCTGTACGTTATCCCCCACCCCTGGAAGTACCGCAGCGGCTACCAGAAGTTCCTGCGCTGGTGGTTCATCATCGTCAACTCGCTGGGGCTGGCCCTCAACGCCCTCGACTTTAAGTACTACCCCTTTATACTGAAGCGCACCACCGCCAGCGTGTACGAGATCCTCAAGCACGAGGACAACATGGTGACGCTCTCGTTCCGCTTTATGGTGGACTACTGGTACGTGTACCTGATCTTTGCCGCCCTGGTAGCGGCGCTGGTGTACCTCACCCGCAGGCCCAAGCCGCAGCCCACGCCCATCGGCAAGTGGTACTACGCCTACCCCTTTGCCCTGGCGATGCTGCTCATGTTTAGCGCCTTTACCGTTGCCGGCATCCGCGGCGACTTTAAGCATAGCACCCGCCCCATCACCATCAGCAACGCGGGCGAGTACGTAAAGTCGGCCGAGCAGGTGTACCTGGTGGTGAACACCCCCTTCTGCTTCATCCGCACCTTCGGCAACAAGTCGTTTACCAAGATGAACTTCTTTACTTCGGATAAGGAACTCGCCGAGGGCTTTAATCCGGTGATGAAGTACGACCTGCCCGCCCCTGCCCAGAAGAAGAACGTGGTGGTGATCATCCTCGAAAGCTTCGCCCGCGAGCACTTCGGCGCCTTCAATAAGACTTTAGATGGCGGAAAGTACAAGGGCTTCACCCCCTTCCTCGACTCGCTGGCCCAGCAGAGCCTGGTATTCCCCAACGCCTACGCCAACGGGCGCAAGTCGATTGATGCCATGCCCTCGGTGCTGGCCTCGCTGCCCGCGCTGGTGCAGCCCTACGTGATATCGGAGTACTCCACCAACCGCGTAAACACCCTCGCCAGCCTGCTCGACGGCGAAGGCTACGAGACCTCGTTCTTCCACGGAGCACCCAACGGCTCGATGGGCTTTTTGGCCTTCAGCAAGCTGGCAGGGTTCCAAAAGTACTACGGCAAGACGGAGTTCAACAACGATGCCGAGTTCGACGGCATGTGGGCCATCTGGGACGAGCCCTTCCTGAAGTACTGGGGCGCCCAAATGGGGCAGATGAAGAAGCCCTTCTTCACGGCGCTCTTCTCGGCCTCGTCGCACCACCCCTTTAAGGTTCCCGCCAAGTACGAGGGCGCATTCCCCAAGGGGCAAATCCCGCTGCACCAGTGCGTGGGCTACACCGACCACTCACTTCGCCTATTCTTCAACAGCATCAAAAATCAGCCCTGGTTTAAGAATACGGTATTCGTGATTACCGCCGACCACAGCGTATCGCCGGTGCACGCCGAGTACAAGACCAACGTTAACGCCTTTGCCATCCCGCTGATCTTCTACACCCCCGATGGCTCGCTAAAGGGCGTCGACAACCGCCTTGCCCAGCAGGTAGACATCATGCCAACGCTGATGAGCTACCTCGGCTACAGCAAGCCCTTCGTATCGTTCGGCACCAACCTGTTGGAGAAGAAGAACGACACCTTCGTGCTCAACTACATCGGCGACGCCTACCAGTTTATGATGGATGATATGGTGATCTACTTCGATGGGAAGAAAATAACGCAGGTGTTCGACTACAAGAAGGACCCCGCGCTCAAGAACAACCTCCTGGGTAAGGTCAATATCACCAAGTACGAAACCAAGATGAAGGCCGTACTGCAGCAGTACAACAACCGAATGATTGCAAACGACCTGGTGGCAAAGTAGGCCTCCAGCGCATCCAGCACACTACCATACGAAGAAAGGGCCAACTCTCATTAGAGTTGGCCCTTTCTTCGTTCCACCCCTAGGCATTACTACCTAGCAGCAATGCAGCAACACCCCGCATTACCGTTAAATACACGTTAATTGTTATTAGTGTAACACAAGATTAGCCTCAGCTAATTATATTTGAAATGGGAATGACTACATATTTAAAGGGAAAAGGGAACATGAATAAGCTAAAAAAGATCTACAATGGCTGCAACATCCGAACAAAGATCAATATTTCGATTATTGGAACTGCCGGGATAATTCTTCTCGTAACCATGTCGGTAGCCATGCTACGCTCTAGGAGCATTGTGCTAGACAACGCCGAAACGACCGCCCTAGCCAAGGCTCGCGAAAACGCCTCAAAGGCTACCGCCTACTTCGATAAGAAGATTAGCGTCCTCCACGCCCTTTCGATGTACCTCGAGGATGGCAACCGCCAGAGAACCTCGGTGGTCGAAAAGATGAAGCAACTCGCAGGCGGCAATACCGATGCCTACGCCGTATGGTACGCCACCAAAGGATCGACAGCCGACACCGCCTCGGCCCCATCGCGCCTCATCGTTAATGCCACCGGAGAAGTTGCCACCGCCGAAGCTGCAAGCGCAACCGGCTGCGATAAGGCATTCGAGGAGACCACCAGCAACGGCGAGCCCACGCTATCCGACCCCATCCAGTACGAGGGGGCCTGGCTCACCAACATTGCCGTTCCCATTAAGAAGGGCAACCAGGTGGTAGGCGTAGTGGGCATACTGATAAAGAACGACCAAATATCGAAGTACACCTCTTCCATCATGAATGCAGAAGATGGAACGTGCAAGGTGGTAACCAGCAAGAATATTATTGCCGCACACACCGACCCCCAACGAATTGGCACCGCAAACGACGAAGGGGAACAGACCAATCAAATAGCCGAATGTATTAAGGAGGGTAAAGAGTTCTCGAGCTTCAACTACTCGAAATTCTATAATAGCAACGCCTTCAAGGTGTACTTTCCGGTAGCCATTAGCGGCACGCAAAGCACCTGGTCTACCTGCACCGTTATCCCTACGGCAAAGATAATGTCGGCCAACAACCGGCTAATTATGCTAATGGTGCTCCTAGTGCTGCTAAGCCTAGCGGTGCTAAGCATTGCCACCAGCTACATCTCCAAGCAGCTGGCCACCCCCATCAAGGAGGTGTCGAAGCAGCTGGGGATAATTACCGAAGGACAATTCAACGATGCCCAGCTGCTGGAGCAGAAGACCAACGATGAGATCGGCGACATGGTTGTTGGTCTCAACGAACTATCGTCGAGCCTGAAGAAAATAACTGATTTCACCGTTAACATCGGCAAGGGAAACTTTAACGCCGAATTTAGCGCCAGAAGTGACAAGGATATCCTGGGCAACGCCCTAGTAGAAATGCGGGAAAATATCCTTACAGCCGTTAAGTTGCAGGAGGAGCAGAAGCAGAAGGACAACCTGCACACCTGGGAAGTGGAGGGCAACACTCGCATCAACGAGATCATACGAAAGGAAAATCGGAGCATAAAGCACCTTTGCGATAACACCCTCCGCGAAATCATCAGCTACTCTGGGGCCATTCAGGGAGGAATCTTTGCCATTCAGGGCGAACGCGAAGACGAGAAATACGTTGAGATGGTATCATGCGTGGCCTACAACAGGGAAAAGATGATGGAGAAGAAGCTGGACATCACGGAAGGCCTCATCGGCCGATGCATCTACGAGAAGGCGCCCATCCTGCTCTCGGAGATTCCACAAAACTACCTGGCAATTACCTCGGGCCTTGGTGATAAACGCCCCGACTTTTTGGCCATCATCCCGCTGCTCAACAACGAGGAGATTGTTGGGGTGCTAGAAATTGCCTCCTTCAAGAAATTTGAAGCGCATACCTTAGAGTACCTCAACAAGGCAACCGAAAGCCTCGCCTCTGCCATCGCCAACGTAAAAATCAACGAGCGCACGCAGAAGCTGCTCGATCAGGCTAAGCAGTTCTCCGAGGAGATGAGCGCTCAGGAAGAGGAGCTCCGCCAAAACATGGAGGAGATGCAGGCCGCCCAGGAGGAGATGTACCATAAAACTGAAGATTACGAGAACACAATAGCAGAATTACAAGCTGAAATAGAAAGCCTCAGGCGCAGCTAGAACGAACATAAGAAACCGGTTGTAGAAGGGGAAATAGAAGGGAAGGTTTCTTTATTTTGAATCACCAGTTAAAGGAGGAAACCTAACACGGTACACCTTTAGCACACGAGGGGGGCAGGATCAGCCCCCCTCTTTTCTTAAGCAAGGTAAGAACCAAAGCATCAACGAATCTGCACACCATACCACACCATATTTCATCATATTATGTTGACGCTTTTTATAGATAAATCCACTCCCCTTTCCCAATACCTATTGTTTAGCAATAGGTAATCTTAGCTATTAATTAATGCTACGTTCAGCAAGAGTTAATAGTGCGATCCTTTATTTGCAGTAGAAAAATAACTCAACAACACAGTACCATGTCACAGCTGAAGTCACTTGGTCTTATTCTTGGAATTGCAGCATTCGGCGGAAGCGCATTTGCCCAGTCTAGCAAATTGGACTCATTGGCAAAGGAAGTTTCCCTGCTCAAGAAGCAAACCAGCGCACTCACCAATCTTAAGGTAAGCGGATACATTCAGGCACAATACCAGTATGCCGACACCCTCGGAGCGAAGACCTTCAACGGAGGAAATTTCGCCGACAATGTAGACAACCGCATCTCGGTACGCCGTGCCCGCCTAAAGGTTGGCTACGATATGAGCTTTGGTTCTGCCGTTTTTCTTATCGATGCTACCGAAAGAGGCATCAGCGTTAGGAATGCCTACCTCAACCTAGTTGCCCCTTTCGCCAAATCACTCTCGCTAACGGGCGGGCTCTTCGAACGCCCCTTCGGATATGCCATCGAGTACTCTTCCTCATCGATGGAGGTGGTAGAGCGACCAATGATGTTCCAAACCCTATTCCCCGGCGAGCAGGAAGTAGGTGCAATGGTTACCTACAAAGCGGATGATCAGTCTGCACTAAACGGCTTAACCGTAAAAGGGAGCTTCTTCAACGGAAACGGCATCTATGCCGATATCGATAAGTTTAAAGATTTTATTGGGAAGATATCCTATAGCGGTCTCTCAAACGATAGGATTTACATCAACCTCGGCGCATCGCTATACTCCGGAAATGTTTACAATCCAACCACCACAACTTACAAGATGGGTAATGTAAACGGCATTAAAGCCTTTGTTGGCAGCATCGACAAGGTGGGAGCCGGACTTAAGCGCCAGTACTTAGGGTTCGATGCACAGCTCTCGGTAAAAACACCGATTGGCAAAACCCAGTTGGTATCGGAGTACATCTTTGGCAAGCAGCCCGGAACATCAAAAAGCAGCAAAAGCCCCGACTATGCAGCTCTGCCAACAGGAGCATCGTTTCTTCGTGAGTTTGCGGGAAGCTACATAACCCTAATCCAGCAAATCCACAAGTTCTCGGTATACGGCCGCTACGACTGGTACGACCCCAACACCAAGGTAAAAGGTAACGAAGTTGGTCAATCGGCAACAGACCTAACCGCCACCAATGCAACCGACCTGAAGCTAACCACAACAAGCCTTGGCACCTTCTACGAGCCCAACAAGAACCTACGCTTCACCGCGCAGTACGACTTTAACCGCTACGAGAAAACCGACAACGGTAAGTTCTCGGCAGCAGGGCTCGACAACAACCTATTCACGATTCGCATACAGTACAAGTTCTAACGAGATAAAAGAGTAAAACTTTTTAAAACACAAAACATGAAGAAGACACTTTCAGTTTTAGCAGGAATCCTTCTGATTTCGCAGGTTGGCTTTAGCCAAAAGGTAGTGGTAAAGGGCAGCGACACATGTCTTCCACTCGTTCAAAAAGAGGCAGAAGTCTTTATGAAAACCAATAAGGGCACCAGCATATCGGTAACCGGCGGCGGATCTGGTGTAGGAATTGCCGCACTGCTTAGCGGTTCTACCGACATCGCTATGGCATCCCGCTCGCTAAAGATGGACGAGAAGATGAAGCTAAACGCCACCAAAAAGGCGTACAACGAGACAACCATCGGCTGGGATGCCCTTGCGGTAGTTGTAAACCCATCGAACAAAGTAGGTAAGCTTACCCGCCAGCAACTCGAGGATATCTTTACCGGAAAGGTAACCAACTGGAAGCAGGTTGGCGGTGCCGACCTCAAGATTGTGGTTTACTCCCGTGAGTCTAGCTCTGGAACCTACGAGTTCTTCAAGGAGCACGTAATGCAGAAGAAGAACTTTGCCAACAACGTACTTAGCATGCCTGCAACCGGAGCCATCATCCAGTCGGTAAGCCAAACTAAGGGCGCCATCGGATACGTTGGACTAGCATACCTAGAGAAGAAGGTTAAGGCAGTGGCCGTCGCTTTCGAAGGAGGCAAATATGTGGCTCCAAGTTTTGCCAACGCGCACAACGGCTCCTACCCAATTGTTCGCCCCCTCTACTTCTTTTCGCTAAAGAGCACAGAGAAGCAGGTAACCCCATTCATCAAGTTTATTCTATCGGCTAAGGGACAAGCCATCGTAAGAGAAGTTGGATACATCCCAGTAAAGAAGTAGCAAATACGTACAGCATACCCCATCCCCCACAGATATCCAATTTGTGGGGGATTTTTATTGGCAGCTATAGTGTTCCTGCCCAAGGTTTTCATGTGAAAGAAATTGGCTCTTAATGGTCACATGCAACTCGCATGACAGACTCTTATCTACTTTGGTGAATTCCTGCATTCATGCTCGTTTCGCTTTACCCAGATATGCATTAAACCGGCACGCGTTATTCGCGTATGGAAATAAGCTTAGCAGGGCTGGTCGCTATGCCTATTTCGACCAGCATTGTGCTTATATGCTACTCTTCGGAGGGAAGGCATCGCCCTGTGAATTTCGGCTGTGGCGCTGCTTTTTTACCGCACTGCAAAGGCGATGATGCCAATTTGGCAGCGGGGTGTGTTCGGGGTGCGTTCGGACTCCTTCGCTTTAAAGCGGTAGATGTACGACATAATGTCAGTGATTTCAGGTGAACGTAATTGTTCCCTAATACTACGGTTGCCTGCCGCCATTAAGCGAGCTGATATGAATAAAATCTTTACTTGTGATTCGTTGAGGTTTCTTCAAAGCGAAATCGATGATTCTGACCCATAAACCTAGCCTATTACTACTTAATAATATGGATTTGACATGCTGTACTGTTCGTATTTTTTATACTTTTGAACACTTTTATTGAAAATACACAAAACTTTCACACCCAAAACCTGCGCGTCAATGAGGTTATTTAAAGTTCACCGATGCCTCCTGCTCCTAGCGGCATTGCTTCCAGCCATCTCAGCATTAGCCAGCAGCGCTAGCTCGAACATCGATCGATCTGGATTCTATGCCGCCTACTCGGCAGCATCGCTAGATGGCATCAACAACCTTATTACCAAGCTAGAGAACGGCAGCTCATCATCGGAGAGCAAAGCCTTTTTGGGAGCCCTACTCATGCGGAAGGCGGGTCTTATAAAGGGCAAGAGGGAGCAGCTGAGCCTCTTCAAGAAGGGGCGACTCCTCCTCGAAAAGGAGATTGAGGAATGGCCCGCTAACGCAGAATACCGTTTTTTACGCATAACCATACAGGAACAGGCCCCAAAAATCTTGGGGTACAACAAGAATATCGAACAGGACAAGAAGGTTCTAACCCGAGGATTTAAGGAGCTGAACTCGGAGACTAGAAAAGCGATTGCCACCTACGCCAAGAAATCGCCGCTACTAAAGGATGCCGATCTGAGCTAGCCTCTGGAATCATCGGTAAACCACCCCGTAAAATTTCGCCACTCATGTTCAACATACTCGCAGTAAACTACTCGCAAACCGGACAACTCGACGAGATAATCGACAACCTCGTACAGCCGCTATCAGACCTTTGCGTTGATCGGGTACGGGTAGAGCCGCTTTTTAGCTACCCTTTTCCATGGACGGGCCCTGCCTTCTTCGACCTCATGCCCGACTGCGTGCTGGAGCACACCATACCGCTGAAGCCCCTACAGCTGCCCAAGAAGGAGTACGACCTCATCATCGTAGGCTACCAGCCTTGGTTTCTATCGCCCTCGTTGCCGGCAACGAGCCTCTTCCGTAACGAGGAGTTTAAGGCGCTCGTAAACGGCAAGCCAGTTGTTACCGTAATTGGCGCACGCAATATGTGGATCAACTCGCAGAAATCGGTGATCCGCTTCATCGAGGAGGCCAACGGCTCGCTAGCTGGCAACATCCCCTTAGGCGATAAAACAAACAACTTTGTTAGCGCAGTAACCATCCTACACTGGATGCTCGGCGGAAAGAAGGATAAATTTCTGGGGATCTTCCCTAAACCAGGCATTAGCGACGAAGACATACAAGGCGCATCGATATTTGGGGAAATTATACTAGATTGCCTCCGAAGAAACCAGCTTGGCGAACTTCAGGAGAGGCTACTAGAGGCTGAGACAATAGAGCTGCCCATCTCCATCATATTCATCGAAGAAAGGGCGAAGATGCTCTTCCGGGTTTGGGCAAAAATCATTGACAAGAGAGGGAGAACACCCCGAAAGCGGAAGCTGTACGTAAACCTATTTAAGTACTACCTGGTAGTGGCGCTTTTTGTGGTTGCTCCCATAGTGCTGCTTTTCTACTTTACGATATTCTACCCGCTTAGCCGAAATTCTGCGAAGAAAAAAAGACAATATTACTTAAAGGGAATAATAAAGGCTCACAATGCAAGAAGTTTACATTACGAAGATCGCTAAATTCCTACCCAACGAGCTTATTTCGAACGATGAAATGGAGCAGTATCTGGGACTAATAAACGGTAAGCCATCAAAGTCACGAAGAATAGTACTAAGGAACAACGGGATACAGGGACGCTACTACGCCATTACCAAAGAGGGGAAATCGACCCATACCAACGCCCAAATGGTTTCGCTGGCCATTAGGATGCTTTTTGCGGAACACCCTGAAGATATTAAATCGGTAGAGCTGCTTTGCTGCGGCACCTCTACGCCCGACCAGCTCATGCCGTCGCATGCGGTAATGGTGCACGGCAACCTGCCCGAATCGAGCAGCATCGAGGTTGTTTCGCCATCGGGCGTTTGCTGCTCGGGTATGCATGCCTTTAAGTACGCCTACCTCTCGGTTCTATCGGGCGACAAGCAGAAGGCCGTATGCACCGGCTCGGAGCGCGTATCGCCCCTGCTTAAGGCCGACACGTTCGATGCCGAGGCCGAAAAGATCGAACTGCTCAACAACGACCCCTACATCGCCTTCGAGAAGGACTTCCTTCGGTGGATGCTCTCGGATGGCGCTGGCGCCTTCCTGCTCGAAAACAAGAAGAGCGAGAGCGGCATATCGCTAAAGGTGGAATGGGTGGAGGCCATCTCGTATGCCAACGTAATGGAGTCGTGCATGTACATGGGCGCCGATAAAAACGAGGACGGCACCCTAAAAGGCTACATCGACCACTCGCCCGCAGAAATACTCGACAAGTCGCTGCTAAGCATCAAGCAGGATGTAAAGCTCCTCAGCGAAAACATCGTTAAGCTAGGGTTTACCAAGCTAAAGGATATCCTTGCCAAGAGGACCTTCAACGTTGATGACATCACCCACTTCCTTCCCCACATTTCGAGCTACTTCTTCGAGGATAAAATCGCCAAGATACTCGACGAAAACGAGATATCCATTCCCAAGGAGAAGTGGTTCACCAACCTGCGAACCAAGGGCAACATCGGCTCAGGCTCTATCTACATCATGTGCGAGGAGCTCTTCAACAGCGGCAAGCTGGTAAAAGGCGAAAAGATACTGCTTGCCGTACCCGAAAGCTCGCGCTTCTCCTACGTCTTCTGCTTACTTACAGTTGCATAATGAAGAAATCTGAAGTTCCACAGGACAAGAGTACGCTAGAGAACTTTTCGCGCGAGGTGTGCTACGCCAAGGATGACGATGGCAGCTACAATACTGCGCTTAGCACCGGATGGAGCGTAAAGGCAGAGGCATTAGAAAATGCATGGGAAGAGATTGATCGCCTTAAGGAAGAGGCAAGAAAAGAGGTAGCAGCAGAACTAAAAAGTCCAATATACTACTTTATGCAGCTCAAACTTATGGATGTGGCGCTACTTGCCGCCTACACCGGTTTTTGGAAGATTACCGTTCGCAGGCACTTTAAGCCAAGCGTATTTGAGAAACTAAACCAAAAGAGGCTGGCCATTTACGCTGGAGTATTCGAGATCAGCGTGCAGGAACTAAAAAATTTCAAGGGATAAATGAATATCGATTTTAACCATATACAGTCGGCACACTGCGAGAATGGGGTAACCACCAACCTGCTCCAGTTCCACGGCTACGATTTTATGACCGAACCGCTGGCCTTTGGCTTGGGATCGGGCCTATTCTATATCCATATTCCGTTTATTACCATTAGCAACGGTCCAGGCGTCTCCTTTAGAACCATGCCAGGTGCCATTTTTAAGCGCACCTGCAAATCGCTGGGAATAGCGGTGGAGCATAAGAAGTTTAGCAACCCCGCAAAGGCAAGGCTATTCTTGGACAACCAGCTAGAAACGGGCAATCCGGTGGGATGCCAGGTTGGGGTATTCAACCTCACCTACTTCCCAGTAGAGTACCGCTTCCACTTCAACGCGCACAACCTTATTGTTTATGGAAAGGATGGCAACCGCTACTCCATCAGCGACCCGGTAATGGAAACGGTTACTTCGCTTACCGCGGAGGAGCTAGAACGGGTAAGGTTCGCCAAAGGAGCCTTTGCCCCCAAAGGCCATATCTACTACCCTATTAATGTTCCCAAGCCAAACATCGAGCTGTTGCGCAAGGGCATCATCAAGGGGATTAAGCGCAACACCCGCGATATGCTTCATGTTCCTGGAGGAATTGCCGGCGTTAAGGGAATTAAGTTTACCGCAAACCAGCTAAAGAAATGGCCCTCAAAGCTTGGCGACCGTAGAGCCGCCCTTTACATGGGCCAAATCATACGAATGCAAGAAGAGATTGGCACTGGTGGCGGTGGTTTCCGCTTTATCTATGCGGCCTTTTTGGAGCAGGCGGCTCAGCATCTCCAAATGGACAGGCTGGTACAATCGTCCGACGACTTTACCCGTGCTGGCGACCTATGGCGTACGGCAGCCGTCGAGATGGCTGGCATTTACAAGAACCGACTTGTTGGCCAAGAGGCATACAATAGAATCGCCAATATGCTTGTAGAAATATCGGAGACAGAGAAAATGGCGTTCACCAAGCTTTCTAAAATTAGGTTTTAACATGGGAGTTGGAATAGACATACAGCGTATCGTTAAGCGATACCCCTCGGCTACAAAAAATAGCCTGAATGAGGTTAGCCTCACCATTAACCCAGGAAGCAAGTTTGGCATACTGGGTCCCAACGGGGCTGGTAAAACCACGCTGATATCGATTATCTGCGGAATAATCGACAAAACCGAAGGAAGTATCGCCTACTATAACCGCGAGGGGGAAATCGGCTACAAGGCCTTCAGAAAAACGCTTGGCTTTGTTCCTCAAGATTACGCCCTATTCCAGGAGTTAACCCCACGACAGAACTTGGAGTACTTCGGCGCGCTCTATAACCTTGGCCGAAAAGAAATAGCCCGCCAAACCGACAAACTCCTGGCAAAACTGGGGCTTTCGGCGGTAGCCGATCATCAAGTCTCCACCTTTTCGGGAGGGATGAAGCGAAGAATAAACCTTGCCATTGGGATTATACACCAGCCGCAGATACTGGTTCTCGATGAGCCAACCGTTGGGGTGGATGTCCAAAGCAAAAACGCCATAATGAAGCTGCTCGACGAACTGAATGCTAATGGCACAACCATTATTTACACATCGCACCACCTCTCGGAGGCGCAGGAGTTCTGCAACGAGATTGCGCTAATAGATATGGGCAAGATCATACTCTCCCAAACAATGGCATCGCTCCTAAAAGAGCATCAAACTAACAGCCTGAAAGAAGTCTTCCTAGAACTTACAGGCGAAGAATACCGCGATTCAAATGTATAAGCTTTATATATCCATAAAAAAGGAGATCTTGCAGCTAATCAACGACAAGGTTGGTTTGCTCATCATGTTTGCCATGCCGCTTTTGCTGGTGGTT
This window of the uncultured Acetobacteroides sp. genome carries:
- a CDS encoding sulfatase-like hydrolase/transferase encodes the protein MKKNWFNKSYLENEYVVLLYQFGVLLTLYTVCRLLFYWFNLALFPNVSFADLMTILRGGVKFDIAGLLYLNAAYMLLYVIPHPWKYRSGYQKFLRWWFIIVNSLGLALNALDFKYYPFILKRTTASVYEILKHEDNMVTLSFRFMVDYWYVYLIFAALVAALVYLTRRPKPQPTPIGKWYYAYPFALAMLLMFSAFTVAGIRGDFKHSTRPITISNAGEYVKSAEQVYLVVNTPFCFIRTFGNKSFTKMNFFTSDKELAEGFNPVMKYDLPAPAQKKNVVVIILESFAREHFGAFNKTLDGGKYKGFTPFLDSLAQQSLVFPNAYANGRKSIDAMPSVLASLPALVQPYVISEYSTNRVNTLASLLDGEGYETSFFHGAPNGSMGFLAFSKLAGFQKYYGKTEFNNDAEFDGMWAIWDEPFLKYWGAQMGQMKKPFFTALFSASSHHPFKVPAKYEGAFPKGQIPLHQCVGYTDHSLRLFFNSIKNQPWFKNTVFVITADHSVSPVHAEYKTNVNAFAIPLIFYTPDGSLKGVDNRLAQQVDIMPTLMSYLGYSKPFVSFGTNLLEKKNDTFVLNYIGDAYQFMMDDMVIYFDGKKITQVFDYKKDPALKNNLLGKVNITKYETKMKAVLQQYNNRMIANDLVAK
- a CDS encoding GAF domain-containing protein encodes the protein MNKLKKIYNGCNIRTKINISIIGTAGIILLVTMSVAMLRSRSIVLDNAETTALAKARENASKATAYFDKKISVLHALSMYLEDGNRQRTSVVEKMKQLAGGNTDAYAVWYATKGSTADTASAPSRLIVNATGEVATAEAASATGCDKAFEETTSNGEPTLSDPIQYEGAWLTNIAVPIKKGNQVVGVVGILIKNDQISKYTSSIMNAEDGTCKVVTSKNIIAAHTDPQRIGTANDEGEQTNQIAECIKEGKEFSSFNYSKFYNSNAFKVYFPVAISGTQSTWSTCTVIPTAKIMSANNRLIMLMVLLVLLSLAVLSIATSYISKQLATPIKEVSKQLGIITEGQFNDAQLLEQKTNDEIGDMVVGLNELSSSLKKITDFTVNIGKGNFNAEFSARSDKDILGNALVEMRENILTAVKLQEEQKQKDNLHTWEVEGNTRINEIIRKENRSIKHLCDNTLREIISYSGAIQGGIFAIQGEREDEKYVEMVSCVAYNREKMMEKKLDITEGLIGRCIYEKAPILLSEIPQNYLAITSGLGDKRPDFLAIIPLLNNEEIVGVLEIASFKKFEAHTLEYLNKATESLASAIANVKINERTQKLLDQAKQFSEEMSAQEEELRQNMEEMQAAQEEMYHKTEDYENTIAELQAEIESLRRS
- a CDS encoding phosphate ABC transporter substrate-binding protein — protein: MKKTLSVLAGILLISQVGFSQKVVVKGSDTCLPLVQKEAEVFMKTNKGTSISVTGGGSGVGIAALLSGSTDIAMASRSLKMDEKMKLNATKKAYNETTIGWDALAVVVNPSNKVGKLTRQQLEDIFTGKVTNWKQVGGADLKIVVYSRESSSGTYEFFKEHVMQKKNFANNVLSMPATGAIIQSVSQTKGAIGYVGLAYLEKKVKAVAVAFEGGKYVAPSFANAHNGSYPIVRPLYFFSLKSTEKQVTPFIKFILSAKGQAIVREVGYIPVKK
- a CDS encoding beta-ketoacyl-ACP synthase III, whose amino-acid sequence is MQEVYITKIAKFLPNELISNDEMEQYLGLINGKPSKSRRIVLRNNGIQGRYYAITKEGKSTHTNAQMVSLAIRMLFAEHPEDIKSVELLCCGTSTPDQLMPSHAVMVHGNLPESSSIEVVSPSGVCCSGMHAFKYAYLSVLSGDKQKAVCTGSERVSPLLKADTFDAEAEKIELLNNDPYIAFEKDFLRWMLSDGAGAFLLENKKSESGISLKVEWVEAISYANVMESCMYMGADKNEDGTLKGYIDHSPAEILDKSLLSIKQDVKLLSENIVKLGFTKLKDILAKRTFNVDDITHFLPHISSYFFEDKIAKILDENEISIPKEKWFTNLRTKGNIGSGSIYIMCEELFNSGKLVKGEKILLAVPESSRFSYVFCLLTVA
- a CDS encoding BtrH N-terminal domain-containing protein, whose protein sequence is MNIDFNHIQSAHCENGVTTNLLQFHGYDFMTEPLAFGLGSGLFYIHIPFITISNGPGVSFRTMPGAIFKRTCKSLGIAVEHKKFSNPAKARLFLDNQLETGNPVGCQVGVFNLTYFPVEYRFHFNAHNLIVYGKDGNRYSISDPVMETVTSLTAEELERVRFAKGAFAPKGHIYYPINVPKPNIELLRKGIIKGIKRNTRDMLHVPGGIAGVKGIKFTANQLKKWPSKLGDRRAALYMGQIIRMQEEIGTGGGGFRFIYAAFLEQAAQHLQMDRLVQSSDDFTRAGDLWRTAAVEMAGIYKNRLVGQEAYNRIANMLVEISETEKMAFTKLSKIRF
- a CDS encoding ABC transporter ATP-binding protein, translating into MGVGIDIQRIVKRYPSATKNSLNEVSLTINPGSKFGILGPNGAGKTTLISIICGIIDKTEGSIAYYNREGEIGYKAFRKTLGFVPQDYALFQELTPRQNLEYFGALYNLGRKEIARQTDKLLAKLGLSAVADHQVSTFSGGMKRRINLAIGIIHQPQILVLDEPTVGVDVQSKNAIMKLLDELNANGTTIIYTSHHLSEAQEFCNEIALIDMGKIILSQTMASLLKEHQTNSLKEVFLELTGEEYRDSNV